Proteins from a genomic interval of Nocardioidaceae bacterium:
- a CDS encoding DNA topoisomerase IV subunit A, with product MARRTQAPPPEDDFEEHILDTDVGEEMRSSFLEYAYSVIYSRALPDARDGLKPVQRRILYTMNDMSLRPDRGHVKSARVVGEVMGRLHPHGDGAIYDALVRCVQPWAMRLPTIDGHGNFGSPDDPPAAMRYTECRMAPAALSMTASIEEDTVDFRPNYDSREMEPSVLPAAIPHLVVNGSTGIAVGMATNMAPHNLVEVVAALRHLITHPRADVADLMRFVPGPDLPTGGKIVGLDGIRDAYETGRGTFRMRATAKIESLTPRRKGIVVTELPYAVGTEKVIEKIKTQVQAKKLTGISDVKDLSDREKGLRLVIEVKNGYHPEALLEQLYKQTPLEDTFGINNVALVEGQPRTLGLVELLQVFLDHRFEVVRRRSEFRRAKAADRLHLVEGLLVAILDIDEVIALIRGSDDAATARTRLMQVFDLSEPQATYILDMPLRRLTKFSTIELESERDELQQTIAALEEILGDDTKLRKVVSTELAEVAKTYGTPRRTVLLESSGATSTAAVPLEVADDPCFVYLSASGLMARTLDRSEPGGSGSSAVGTADRSRHDVVASAVIATARGEVGVVTTLGRVLRLPVLDLPTLPGTASHPHLQGGAPVTEFVDLEKKERVLALCSLSEDSPGLVLGTRAGVVKRTRPEYPTKEAFEVIGLDDKDEVVSAVELATGEEDLFLVTTDAQLLRFNASLVRPQGRAGGGVAGIKLAPKQQLLGLFVAPAEGDEQPASVVVTVAEAVEGTLDDDAGTVKVTTTQVFPTKGRATGGVRAHRFLKGEARLERAWVGVGPARAATAGGAPLELPAVDERRDGSGTPLEQPITALGGPVGALVAGRTTDPSH from the coding sequence ATGGCACGGCGTACGCAGGCTCCCCCGCCCGAGGACGACTTCGAGGAGCACATCCTCGACACCGACGTCGGTGAGGAGATGCGCTCCTCGTTCCTGGAGTACGCCTACTCCGTCATCTACTCCCGGGCGCTGCCCGACGCCCGCGACGGTCTGAAGCCCGTGCAGCGCCGGATCCTCTACACGATGAACGACATGAGCCTGCGGCCCGACCGTGGGCACGTGAAGTCCGCCCGTGTGGTCGGCGAGGTCATGGGCCGGCTGCACCCGCACGGCGACGGGGCCATCTACGACGCCCTCGTGCGCTGCGTGCAGCCCTGGGCGATGCGTCTGCCGACCATCGACGGCCACGGCAACTTCGGCTCGCCCGACGACCCGCCCGCGGCGATGCGCTACACCGAGTGCCGCATGGCGCCCGCCGCCCTGTCGATGACCGCCTCCATCGAGGAGGACACGGTCGACTTCCGACCTAACTACGACTCCCGCGAGATGGAGCCCTCGGTGCTCCCCGCCGCGATCCCGCACCTGGTCGTCAACGGTTCGACGGGCATCGCCGTCGGCATGGCGACGAACATGGCACCGCACAACCTCGTCGAGGTCGTCGCCGCGCTGCGGCACCTGATCACGCACCCCCGGGCCGACGTCGCCGACCTGATGCGCTTCGTCCCCGGACCCGACCTCCCCACGGGCGGCAAGATCGTGGGCCTCGACGGCATCCGCGACGCGTACGAGACCGGCCGCGGCACCTTCCGCATGCGCGCCACGGCCAAGATCGAGTCGTTGACGCCGCGACGCAAGGGCATCGTGGTGACCGAGCTGCCGTACGCCGTGGGCACCGAGAAGGTCATCGAGAAGATCAAGACCCAGGTGCAGGCCAAGAAGCTCACCGGCATCAGCGACGTCAAAGACCTCTCGGACCGCGAGAAGGGGCTGCGGCTGGTCATCGAGGTGAAGAACGGCTACCACCCCGAGGCGCTGCTCGAGCAGCTCTACAAGCAGACGCCGCTGGAGGACACCTTCGGCATCAACAACGTCGCCCTCGTGGAGGGTCAGCCCCGCACCCTGGGACTCGTCGAGCTGCTGCAGGTCTTCCTCGACCACCGTTTCGAGGTCGTACGCCGCCGCTCGGAGTTCCGGCGGGCGAAAGCCGCCGACCGGCTGCACCTGGTCGAGGGCCTGCTCGTCGCGATCCTCGACATCGACGAGGTGATCGCCCTGATCCGGGGGTCCGACGACGCCGCGACCGCCCGCACCCGGCTGATGCAGGTCTTCGACCTGAGCGAGCCGCAGGCGACGTACATCCTCGACATGCCCCTGCGTCGGCTCACGAAGTTCTCCACGATCGAGCTCGAGAGCGAGCGTGACGAGCTGCAGCAGACCATCGCCGCGCTCGAGGAGATCCTCGGCGACGACACCAAGCTCCGCAAGGTCGTCTCCACCGAGCTCGCCGAGGTGGCCAAGACCTACGGCACCCCCCGGCGCACGGTGCTGCTGGAGTCCTCCGGCGCGACCTCGACCGCAGCGGTGCCGCTGGAGGTCGCCGACGACCCGTGCTTCGTCTACCTCTCGGCCTCGGGCCTGATGGCCCGTACCCTCGACCGGTCCGAGCCCGGGGGCTCGGGCTCCTCGGCCGTGGGCACCGCCGACCGCTCCCGGCACGACGTCGTCGCCTCGGCGGTCATCGCCACGGCGCGCGGCGAGGTCGGCGTCGTCACCACGCTCGGGCGCGTGCTGCGGCTGCCGGTGCTCGACCTGCCGACCCTGCCGGGCACCGCCTCCCACCCGCACCTGCAGGGCGGGGCGCCGGTCACGGAGTTCGTCGACCTGGAGAAGAAGGAGCGCGTCCTCGCTCTGTGCTCGCTGTCGGAGGACTCCCCCGGCCTCGTGCTCGGCACCCGGGCCGGTGTGGTCAAGCGGACGCGGCCCGAGTACCCGACCAAGGAGGCCTTCGAGGTCATCGGCCTCGACGACAAGGACGAGGTCGTCTCGGCCGTCGAGCTCGCCACCGGCGAGGAGGACCTCTTCCTGGTCACCACCGACGCGCAGCTGCTGCGCTTCAACGCCTCGCTCGTGCGGCCCCAGGGTCGGGCCGGGGGTGGCGTGGCCGGCATCAAGCTCGCGCCGAAGCAGCAGCTGCTGGGGCTCTTCGTCGCCCCGGCCGAGGGCGACGAGCAGCCCGCGTCCGTCGTCGTGACCGTCGCCGAGGCCGTCGAGGGAACGCTCGACGACGACGCGGGCACGGTGAAGGTCACGACCACGCAGGTCTTCCCGACCAAGGGCCGGGCCACCGGCGGCGTCCGTGCGCACCGCTTCCTCAAGGGTGAGGCCCGTCTGGAACGGGCCTGGGTCGGCG